Within Anthonomus grandis grandis chromosome 19, icAntGran1.3, whole genome shotgun sequence, the genomic segment atgatccacaacgtttcaaagacctactcccgaaaaaacctaaaaatttggagaaatttcgatttttttcattcaaaaacACATGATTcaggacccaattcctgttctattcaacttcgagtgctgatttaaaaagcaccaggtagcaaaataataattcaaatgatccacaacgtttcaaagacctactcccaaAAACACCTAAAAATGTggagaaatttcgatttttttttactcaaaactACATGTTTcaggacccaattcctgttctattcaacttaaagtgttgatttaaaaagcaccaggtagcaaaacattaattctaatgatccacaacgtttcaaggacctactcccaaaaaaacctaaaaatttggagaaatttcgatttttttcactcaaaactACATGTTTcaggacccaattcctgttccATTCAACTTAgagtgttgatttaaaaagcaccaggtagcaaaacattaattctaacgatccacaacgtttcaaagacctactcccaaaaaaacctaaaaatttggagaaatttcgatttttttcactcaaaaaccacatgattcaggacccaattcctgttccATTCAACTTAgagtgttgatttaaaaagcaccaggtagcaaaacattaattctaacgatccacaacgtttcaaagacctactcccaaaaaaaccgaaaaatttggagaaatttcgatttttttcactcaaaactacatttttcaggacccaattcctgttctattaAACTTAGAGTGTTCATTCAAAAAGCACCAGGtagcaaaatattaattctaatgatccaCAACGTTTTAAAGACCTACTCAGAAATACAAGCCTCGTGTGTGCGTTTGATTGGTAGTATCAGGAAGCATGGTAGGGATGTAAGTGCAAAACTGAGAGCGATCCGATGGCTTAATATGAAGGAAAGAAGAACTTTACATAGTTTGaggtattataaaattattataaacaatcGCCGATCTATCTGTACCAGCTTAGGCTCGATGCACGTAATTCAGACTTACGGCATAAAGGTCTCCCTTCATAAAACTGCTCCTTCGGAAAGATCATTCAGTTCGCAGGTCTCggctttatttattattattattaatatataacatcaataattaaaatatacagttcgTTTTAAATATTCCCTGTACATGATTTTCAAGCTATAGAATTTTCATGGTTCGTCAGCCGCCCATAGAAAGCGCCACATACGAATCATCTGCATCAATTGTACAACGTCTTCTTGTATCAATACATGCAAGGTCATTAAtatagaaaagaaataaaatggggCCAAGCACGGAACCCTGGGGAACTCCATGATCTATTGTGCTTACAGCAGATCTGTAAAACTTGTGGCACCAATTGTCACTTCCACACAGTAAAGAAAAAAACCTTTGGTTCTCGTTTTCGTGGACTACGAAGATGCTTTCGATATAGTTCCATCGAGGTACCCTCCAAGCCCTGTAGTTTTTTGTAGAACCGACCATAGTTACACCAATCGAGCATATTTACAAGAATGCCAATGCTGCCATTAGACTCCTGACTTATTCACTGATGATCATTTTGGAGAACATGTTTAAGCGTAATAAGATTGAGAAGGAGGATTGAGAAGAAGGCCAATGATGGTggcgcaatgttcacttagTACAAGGCCTtatgacgattgctctcagGACGTGTAAGAAaataccaattctgacatccagatgcactacagaaagtgacaaactaaggttaaagaacaggtttcaagtcgaaatcccgacaaggAAGAATGGTCGGTGaaccaaattaaagagccaAGGTACAGAGATGGATCATCGATGAAGCACCAATTCagccggagtgtacaggatggaaacgaacacaggggaatccttcccgctagggaaacacaccacagttttccaagcgaaGGTGTTTGCTACACTCAAAGTAGCaaacaaacgagaggcattggaaggtaagggatttgcatctactccgatagtcaagctgccctcaaggcgattcagaaacccagggccagctcagcgctagtccaggaatgcagagacgcattggaaaggcttgcagcacacagggaagtgagactgaggtgggtcccaggacaccaaggtgtCGAGGGCAATGAGCCTCAATtctcaaaaaacaaatctcccaggcacttaataattgggcctgggaaaaaaccAGGAAGAATCggagaaggacagaaggatgtagacaggccaaggaaatgataccagactctaaagcaaggcgactgctaacaaagacccgacaaagtatcaaagacttggtgggaatcctgactGGGAACAACAGTCtgaacaggcatctacaccttcttggtataagagaaggCCCACACTTCTGAGGAAACTTCATATCACATACatgtgataggtggagtcgcctgagaaggaaaactttcggagcaacgacactccaacgGGAGGATCTTAAAAATCTGGACTGGGATAACGTGCaagcttttattaaaagaacGGATCGACTCAGTGAAGACTGCGCATTGCGAGTGGAGGCGTATgggtgggtgattctggggttggcgaaaagggactgttcaggcctacttgccgaactctagctcccccacccttattactactactactagttaccagtaaaaatctaaaagtcAACGTATTGTTCTATAGCTGGTATTGGACCAAATAGCAGCGTCTGACACTTTTGAGGATTCAAACTTAAAGAGACCtaaatgacaaataaattaGCGTATCGTCGGCATAAACCGGTACAGGGAGAGCAAATCCTTGGAGGACTTACTCTTCCTGTAcaggttaatttaaaaaaaatcagggtACGACcatctgtatatttttacatgttCACCAAAATTAAACaacacaaattaattaaaacctttttatttcaaataaaataaaaatatttacaaaagaaatttacatttttaactgTTTACCAAGCTGGGGCGGCAGCGTAGGTGGCAGCTCCCAAAAGGGGGGCAGACCTAGCGGCGTAGATCGAGGAGCCGTAGGCTACTGGGGCGGCAGCAATAGCTGGGGCCGCATAAGAGGCACCGGCATAAGCTACTGGAGCAGCAGCAATAGCTGGGGCAGCATAGGTGGCACGAGCAGCGACAGCTACTGGGGCGGCATAGGTGGCACGAGCAGCGACAGCTACTGGGGCAGCAGCGATAGCTGGAGCGGCATAAGTGGCACGGGCAGCAAAAGCTGGGGCAGCGTAAGTGGCACGGGCAGCCAAGGCTACAGGTGCAGCAGCGTAAGCTGGGGCGGAGTATGCGATAGGGGCAGAGTAAGCAGACTTAGCGGCGTAGATGGAGGAGCTGGAGTAGGCGGTGGGGGCGGCGTAAGCCAGAGGGGCGGCTGCGAGGGCTGGGGCGCCGTAGGCCAAGGCAGGGGCTGCTGGGGCCAAGAGGTTGCCGGCTCTGGCGAGGGCGAGGGTGGCGCAAAGTACGAAGAACtgtaaacaattaaaactgtatCGTTTCCCAATATTTGCTGTGGGAGTTGCTATATACTTACTCTGAATGCCATTTTTGATGATTGGGGTGTTACTGCTGCTAAGTCTGTTAACAACTGATGCATTTTACGGCAAATCCTctggtttttatataaaaaaaatcgttcatTTTGGTATATGCGACATTCAAATCTTGGCCCAAACCTGTTTTCCATACACGCACCTTGAGCAATAATTCTTCAACATATCCACCCAAATTAATACAgtcactttattaaaaaattttgggtcATTTTAAACCAGTCCGGACAACAGGAAGCTTTAGAAGAATAATCGACTTACAATCGAATTTTAccttaaattatgatttcattGCACACTTAATCATGTGCTTTGTTACACTATCGTTACTAATAGAAAATGCCATGCCAAAAACTCATATGAGCATGCGTAACTAGGCATCACGCTGATGGAGTAATCTCAACTTCCGCTTCTTGGTAAAGTGCCTATGCCTCAGTGCCGTTTTCTCTTTGTTACAATAGTGCAAAAATCCAATTGCTGTTCTGTCTTTTGTAGAATGATGGGAATTTTGTGTATTTAATAGGGAAATAGTGCTAACAGTGTCATGATCATTtcttcaaatgtcaaaattgtcaaaataagGAAGCAAAAATACTGGACCATTATGGCGCAATTAAAGCCTAGC encodes:
- the LOC126747268 gene encoding cuticle protein 38-like isoform X1 produces the protein MENRFGPRFECRIYQNERFFLYKNQRICRKMHQLLTDLAAVTPQSSKMAFRFFVLCATLALARAGNLLAPAAPALAYGAPALAAAPLAYAAPTAYSSSSIYAAKSAYSAPIAYSAPAYAAAPVALAARATYAAPAFAARATYAAPAIAAAPVAVAARATYAAPVAVAARATYAAPAIAAAPVAYAGASYAAPAIAAAPVAYGSSIYAARSAPLLGAATYAAAPAW
- the LOC126747268 gene encoding cuticle protein 38-like isoform X2, whose protein sequence is MAFRFFVLCATLALARAGNLLAPAAPALAYGAPALAAAPLAYAAPTAYSSSSIYAAKSAYSAPIAYSAPAYAAAPVALAARATYAAPAFAARATYAAPAIAAAPVAVAARATYAAPVAVAARATYAAPAIAAAPVAYAGASYAAPAIAAAPVAYGSSIYAARSAPLLGAATYAAAPAW